The DNA sequence AGCATGCACATACCGCTAGGGACTGATTTACCCGTGTCCATAAGGATACTTTTAACAAAAGTTCTCAGTGCTTCAAGGGGTGATAAAGATGCTTTTTTGCAGGCCGAAAGATGAGAAAAACTGACTTGTGCGTAGTGTTGCAACGCTTCTTTAAATAAATTTTCTTTGTTTCCAAAGGTCGCATAGATACTGCCTGGCCGCATATCAACCACATCTTGCAGGTTGCGCATGGATGTTCCATGAAAACCTTTTTCCCAATATAGCTTGGTGGCTTTGTCAACAACATCAGCGCGATCAAATTTTGCTGATTTACTCATAACGTACTACTCCTCTAAAACAAAGCCATGAACGGACGTTCAATTATAACCTGAGCAGGCTTGTAATTCCATGTTAATTTTTTTTAGGCGGCAACAAATGACTACTCAGTTAATGGCTGCAAAAATGCACACAAAAGGTTAACAGGTCCTGACATACGGAGATCTCAAGTTTTTATGTTTTATATTTTATATTTTATGCTGCAGGTTATAAGCAAAGAAAATTGCTGGAAGTCGTACTGGCTATATCACAGAAAGTGATCAGTCACTATCTTAGCCACCTAGCTGAAATGCCCGTTGATAGGGCATTTGAGGAGTATAACAATTTTGTCGGGCAGAAAAAAATCGCTTATAATATCGAAAAAACCCTTTTAGCATCGCTGACCTGCCTACTAGCGAAACTGGGTGGCAGCAAAGCGATTGATTAAATAACAGGCCAGTAAGCTGGCAACAATACCAACGGACGATATAAACCAATCCATAACTGCGGAATCATCAGCACTAACTGCCCGGAGCAATGGTACAAAACAGCTACATAGTTAAGGCTGCTTATCAAAGATTTTCACATCGTTAGGAATTTTATACCAATCTTGTTTTTCACTTACCCAAATATGAGCGGTAGGATTGATGATTCTTGTATCAGATAAGGTACTTGGTTTGAGTTTTATTTTTTCGGGTTCACTGGGATTAAAATGGTATATTCTATTTCCGCAAGAAGGACAGAATTTCGCGGTGCTAGTATTACCGCTATCGACTACCCGGCTCCACTCACTCATTTTTCCTTTGAATTTTACACTATCTGAATGAACCATTGCGGTAATACTAAATGCACTCGTAGATAATTTTTGGCATGCTTTGCAATGACAAGCGACAATCATTGTTGGCGGCTCTAAAAGTTCATAGGTGACATTGCCACATTGACATGCCCCTTTAATCGGATATTCAATCTCTTTCACTATCATCTCCTAACAGGTAAAAAAAGCTAACGAGGCTGTAGAATTTATCCTTTTCAGCCTGCTTATTTAAAACAAAAACCACCCTAATTTACATTGCTTTGCTATTCAATTAATTATTCTAACATTCCGCTAATACTGAGACAGAGAAATCATTAAACTCGATCATCAAGTTGATTCGGTTGCTATTCAATTAATTATTCTAACATTCCGCTAATACTGAGACAGAGAAATCATTAAACTCAATCATCAAGTTGATTGAGTTGCTATTCAATTAATTATTCTAACATTCCGCTAATACTGAGACAGAGAAATCATTAAACTCGATCATCAAGTTGATTGAGTTGCTATTCAATTAATTATTCTAACATTCCGCTAATACTGAGACAGAGACAGAGAAATCATTAAACTCGATCATCAAGTTGATTGAGTTGCTATTCAATTAATTATTCTAACATTCCGCTAATACTGAGACAGAGACAGAGAAATCATTAAACTCGATCATCAAGTTGATTGAGTTGCTATTCAATTAATTATTCTAACATTCCGCTAATATTGGGACAGAGAAATCATTAAACTCGATCATAAAGTTGATTTAAATGCTGTAATCATGGATAGGCGTAATATGCGACAAAAGGTTAGATGTGAGCGGTTAATATTTTTTATCAGAAAAGGGTTAAAAACAGGCTAATTATGCGCAATTGTTGGCATGAAAATCTTTATTGCACCTATGACAGGAGAATATATACAACAGCTTATGCAGTGAAGACATAAGCTGTTTAGATTTTAATCAGGAGGAATACTTTAATTTTCTGCAGTGACACATGCTAAGTAAATGCGCCCATCTTCTATACAAAAGTACGATGCAAAAGGGCTATGCAGAAAAATGAGCGGGCCTTTATTCCGCCAGTGCTTTAGACGCACCAAATACTTCATAGAAGATATTTTCATCCGCTACTTGTAACGTTTTTAACTGTTTATAGACGGCTTTCATCATGGCAAGCGGGCCGCAAAGGTAAAATTCGGCACTGTTCAGCGGTAAATCTGATTTTAATAGTTCCAGATTAATAAGCCCCTGATAATGATTATCTGCCGGCTCAGCGGGTGCCTGCTCATAAAAAACATGCGTTGTTACCTGCTCCGTATCAGTTATATTATTGTGCATCTCTTTATAAGCATGATGTTCGCTGTTCAGCGCGCCGTGAACAAAATGAACCTCCCGGGAGCCGCCCGATACTAAGGTTTCAAGCATCGCCTGCATCGGAGTAATGCCCACACCGCCGCTTATCAGCACCACTGGATTGCTGCTTTCCTGTAAATAAAACTCGCCAAAGGGATTACTCAGATTCAGCGTATCGCCAACATTGACACTGTCATGCAGGTAGTTTGAAATCAGTCCCTCACCATGCGGACTCTGCTCTTTTTTTACCGAGATTCGGTAGCTGTTTTTATTATAGGCACTTGACAGACTGTATTGACGAATTTGATGGTTTTCAGCCCCCGCTGGCTGCATATGAACGGCGATATACTGACCGGGAACAAAGTCAGAAATGGCCAAACCGTCATTCGGTTTTAAGTAAAACGAGGTGATCAAAGGCGTTTCCATGACTTTATTCACGAGAGTAAATTCCCGCGTGCCCCTCCAGCCGCCCTGCTGCTCTGATTTCTGATCGTAGAGTGCCTGTTCTCGATTAATGAAAACATCAGCTAAAATACCGTAACCTTTTGCCCAGGCATCAATTACTGACTGCGGAGGCTGTAGAATTTCGTCAATCGCCTGTAATAATGCGCTGCCGACTAAAGGATAATGTTCACTTTTAATGCCCAAGCTGGCGTGCTTTTGCGCAATACGCTCGACATCGCCTAAGATCACTTCAAGATTATCGACATATTTTGCAAATGCATAAACAGCCGTTGCTAACGCGGCTTTCTGACTACCACTTTTCTGATTGGTCATATTGAATATATGACTTAATTCCGGGTGAGACTGAAATAGAATCTGATAAAACCGCCCGGTAATATCTTCTCCGTATTGTGCGAGTGCCGGTGCGCTGTCTTTAATTATATTAATTTCAGTTTGCGTTAACATGTCAACTCCTTAATATGCATTTAAAATACTTCTTTTTATTTAAGAGGCATCTTAAATGCATATTTAAAAAGATGCAAATAAAACCCAAATAAAACCTTTGGTATTTAAAGAGTATTTTAAGTGTATTTGCCTGAATCAGCGATAAATGCGCACAGTTAAACCGCGGGAGGTGAACGGCTTTTTTGTTGGATTATTTTTACCGGAACAGTATGGTGAGTTAAAATAAGAACAGGTGCCGCGCAGCGACACCTTATTATAATCTGTGCTTGCGGGTATTTATTTCGCCTCGTCAACCATCTGTATGGTCTTTTCCTCAACCTCTTTGGCGATTTGCACTAAGGCTGCATCCTTTGAGAGTGCCGCCAGCATTTGCTCGGGCTTAATAAGGCCAATCTTAGTTTTACCTTTCTCGGTAAAAACCGATATACGACATGGCAAGGCCATGTTTAGGCGCATATCGACAGACATAACTTTTGCAGCCTGCCCCGGATTACAGACCTCAAAAACTTTGCACTGCTCATCAAATGAAATACCTTTACCACGCAGGGTCTCCCCTAAGTCGTGGACATACAACA is a window from the Psychromonas ingrahamii 37 genome containing:
- a CDS encoding TetR/AcrR family transcriptional regulator; translation: MSKSAKFDRADVVDKATKLYWEKGFHGTSMRNLQDVVDMRPGSIYATFGNKENLFKEALQHYAQVSFSHLSACKKASLSPLEALRTFVKSILMDTGKSVPSGMCMLVKSVAELTVENAELLLETKRLLSLIESEFAVIFKEAIEQGEISVSKDPNHLAQYLQIQIMGLRTYASANDNAQTIEALIDDVFDSSMVRG
- a CDS encoding GFA family protein; the encoded protein is MIVKEIEYPIKGACQCGNVTYELLEPPTMIVACHCKACQKLSTSAFSITAMVHSDSVKFKGKMSEWSRVVDSGNTSTAKFCPSCGNRIYHFNPSEPEKIKLKPSTLSDTRIINPTAHIWVSEKQDWYKIPNDVKIFDKQP
- the hmpA gene encoding NO-inducible flavohemoprotein: MLTQTEINIIKDSAPALAQYGEDITGRFYQILFQSHPELSHIFNMTNQKSGSQKAALATAVYAFAKYVDNLEVILGDVERIAQKHASLGIKSEHYPLVGSALLQAIDEILQPPQSVIDAWAKGYGILADVFINREQALYDQKSEQQGGWRGTREFTLVNKVMETPLITSFYLKPNDGLAISDFVPGQYIAVHMQPAGAENHQIRQYSLSSAYNKNSYRISVKKEQSPHGEGLISNYLHDSVNVGDTLNLSNPFGEFYLQESSNPVVLISGGVGITPMQAMLETLVSGGSREVHFVHGALNSEHHAYKEMHNNITDTEQVTTHVFYEQAPAEPADNHYQGLINLELLKSDLPLNSAEFYLCGPLAMMKAVYKQLKTLQVADENIFYEVFGASKALAE
- a CDS encoding DUF302 domain-containing protein, whose product is MYYIVETSKSFEQASADLDAAVKRHNFGVLYVHDLGETLRGKGISFDEQCKVFEVCNPGQAAKVMSVDMRLNMALPCRISVFTEKGKTKIGLIKPEQMLAALSKDAALVQIAKEVEEKTIQMVDEAK